The genomic segment ATGAGTGAACAGGATCATGTCGGATTGTGGAACCGCTGTCTTGAAATTATCAGAGACAATGTTCCTGAACAGACATATAAAACTTGGTTTCTCCCCATTATTCCTTTAAAATATGAGGACAAAACGCTTGTTGTACAAGTTCCCAGCCAGTTCTTTTATGAGTTTCTGGAGGATAAATTTGTAGACCTATTGCGTAAGACTCTTTACAAGGTAATCGGCGAGGGAACAAAGTTGATGTATAATGTCATGGTGGACAAAAGTTCGCGGCCGGAAAAGACCGTAAACTACGAATCCACCCATCGTACTATCATCCCGCAAAAACCGACGATAGACAAAGCTATCCCGCAGATTCCTGTTCCTGATTTAGACCCACATCTGAATCCGGAATACAACTTCGACACATTTATTGAAGGATATAGCAATAAGCTTTCTCGCAGTGTTGCAGAGGCAGTGGCACTCAATCCCGCCAAAACGATATTCAACCCGTTGTTCCTATACGGAGCGTCAGGTGTGGGAAAAACCCACCTTGCCAATGCCATCGGTACAAAAATCAAGGAACTATACCCCGAAAAACGGGTATTGTATGTATCCGCACATCTATTTCAGGTTCAATACACCGATTCCGTACGTAACAACACGACCAACGACTTTATTAACTTCTACCAGACAATTGATATATTGATTATTGATGATATTCAGGAATTCGCAGGTGTTACAAAAACACAAAACACATTCTTCCATATCTTCAATCATCTGCATCAGAACGGCAAACAGCTGATCCTGACCTCCGACCGCGCCCCTGTATTGCTTCAAGGTATGGAAGAGCGCTTGATTACACGCTTCAAATGGGGAATGGTAGCCGAGTTGGAAAAGCCGACCGTAGAATTACGCAAAAACATTCTGCGCAACAAAATACACCGCGACGGTTTGCAATTCCCACCGGAGGTCATTGACTACATAGCCGAGAATGTGGGCAACAGCGTTCGCGACCTGGAAGGTATTGTCATCTCCATTATGGCCCATTCCACTATATACAACAAAGAGATCGACCTGGAACTGGCACAACGCATTGTACGCAAGGTTGTGAACTGCGAAAGTAAGTCCATAACCATTGACGATATCATCACCACTGTATGTAAGCACTTCGGATTGGAGAATGCCGCTATACATACCAAATCGCGCAAACGAGAAGTGGTGCAGGCGCGGCAGATAGCCATGTATTTAGCGAAAAACCATACCGATTTCTCTACTGCAAAGATCGGCACGCTAATCGGCAACAAAGATCATGCTACCGTATTGCATGCCTGCAAAACAATCAAGCAGTTAAAAGAAGTGGATAAATCATTTCGCGCCGAGATCGACGAGATCCAAACAGCCTTGAAAAAAGGGAACTAACTCCCGAATAACAATTATAAGGTATAGAGTATAGTTACATTTGCCTTTCCATATAGCAAGTTCATACTCTATACCTTATATATAAATTATACCTAACCTTTCAATCTAAAAGCCCTGTTCTTTCATCACTTTCCAAAGGTTCTCAGACATTGCCTCGCTATCTTTCTTCGTATAACGCACGTCCGTAAACACTTGAGCCAGTGTTTCCTTATTGTTTTCTATTATAAATCGTATATTTTCCGACAACGACTCTTTGTAAGCATACAAGCGATCAATATCCTCAGATGTATAATCATGATAGATTTCTTCATGGACAACGGCTTCCAAAGGCAAGCGGTCTACTTGCGCCGGAACCTCAGCAGGCCATCCCACAGTAACGGTAGTAATAGGAAAAACCAATTCGGGCAGTTCCAGTGCCTCAATAATCATTTGAGGATTATAGGTAGTGGTACCCAAATAGCAAATGCCTAAACCTTTTTCCTCAGCTGCAACACAGAATGTTTGCGCTGCCAATAAAGCATCAACAGCCCCGGTGACAAACCATTCAAAATTATTATATCCCGGTTCCGCCTTGCGCTGCACACACCATTTGCTGAAACGACGCAGATCAATGCAAAAAGTAAGAACCACCGGCGCAGTCTGCACCATAGGCTGATTGAAATGCGCCGGCGCCAATTTAGCTTTGCGGTCAGCATCACGAGTTACAATTACGCTATAAACCTGCATGTTTCCAACCGTAGAAGCACGACAAGCGGTTTCAAGCAAATCATTTAACAAATCAGAAGAAATATCTTTCTGCTGATACTTACGAATTGTTCTCCTTTGTTTTAAGCTTTCCATTCTTTCTTTTTTTTGCAAATATAGTGAAAGAAACACAGAGTACATGTTTAATAGGCCTAAATATATTCTCCCATGTTTTCCAAAAGAATAATTCCATCAAGCAATAAGTTAAGGCACAATTTTCTTTTTGGAAAACTTTTCATTCATCACAAAAAGATATTCTCATATAAATCAATCAATTAATAAATTAAATTGGAAAACTTACATACGGTTAATAAAATTCCACCTTTTTATTTTGCTATAATAAAAAACATTCATAGATTTGCAATCACATTTGTTAGCGATAAGTACAACTTCTACACATTTACTTATTTACAATTAAATCTAAGAGATATTGCATCGTGGAAAAGAAAATTTATTCTTATGACGAAGCCT from the Bacteroides eggerthii genome contains:
- the dnaA gene encoding chromosomal replication initiator protein DnaA; the protein is MSEQDHVGLWNRCLEIIRDNVPEQTYKTWFLPIIPLKYEDKTLVVQVPSQFFYEFLEDKFVDLLRKTLYKVIGEGTKLMYNVMVDKSSRPEKTVNYESTHRTIIPQKPTIDKAIPQIPVPDLDPHLNPEYNFDTFIEGYSNKLSRSVAEAVALNPAKTIFNPLFLYGASGVGKTHLANAIGTKIKELYPEKRVLYVSAHLFQVQYTDSVRNNTTNDFINFYQTIDILIIDDIQEFAGVTKTQNTFFHIFNHLHQNGKQLILTSDRAPVLLQGMEERLITRFKWGMVAELEKPTVELRKNILRNKIHRDGLQFPPEVIDYIAENVGNSVRDLEGIVISIMAHSTIYNKEIDLELAQRIVRKVVNCESKSITIDDIITTVCKHFGLENAAIHTKSRKREVVQARQIAMYLAKNHTDFSTAKIGTLIGNKDHATVLHACKTIKQLKEVDKSFRAEIDEIQTALKKGN
- a CDS encoding NADPH-dependent oxidoreductase, with translation MESLKQRRTIRKYQQKDISSDLLNDLLETACRASTVGNMQVYSVIVTRDADRKAKLAPAHFNQPMVQTAPVVLTFCIDLRRFSKWCVQRKAEPGYNNFEWFVTGAVDALLAAQTFCVAAEEKGLGICYLGTTTYNPQMIIEALELPELVFPITTVTVGWPAEVPAQVDRLPLEAVVHEEIYHDYTSEDIDRLYAYKESLSENIRFIIENNKETLAQVFTDVRYTKKDSEAMSENLWKVMKEQGF